The proteins below are encoded in one region of Phaseolus vulgaris cultivar G19833 chromosome 1, P. vulgaris v2.0, whole genome shotgun sequence:
- the LOC137813989 gene encoding uncharacterized protein, which produces MALIAARILGSNSRTALRRWCRFSYSSASAAVAEVESTEVKDYADYRRSLYGQITHKALLVDAVGTLVLPSQPMAQIYRTIGEKYGVEYSENEILSRYRRAYGQPWGKSRLRYVNDGKPFWQYIVSYSTGCSDPQYFEELYNYYMTDKAWHLNDPEAEEVFRALRKSGVKLAVVSNFDTRLRPLLRALNCDTWFDAVAVSAEVAAEKPNPTIFLKACELLDVKPEDAVHVGDDRRNDIWGARDAGCDGWLWGSDVHTFKEVAQRIGVQV; this is translated from the exons ATGGCTCTAATCGCTGCCAGGATTCTCGGTTCCAATTCGCGAACCGCGCTCCGCCGCTGGTGTCGCTTCTCCTACTCTTCCGCCTCCGCAGCGGTGGCGGAAGTGGAGAGCACGGAGGTGAAGGACTACGCCGATTACCGGCGCTCCCTATACGGACAGATCACGCACAAGGCGCTCCTCGTCGACGCCGTTGGCACGCTCGTCCTCCCCTCGCAACCTATGGCTCAG ATATATAGGACGATCGGTGAAAAGTATGGTGTGGAGTACTCGGAGAATGAAATACTGTCAAGATACAGAAGAGCGTATGGGCAGCCTTGGGGTAAATCTCGTCTCAG ATATGTTAATGATGGTAAACCCTTCTGGCAATACATAGTTAGTTATTCCACCGGCTGTTCAGATCCTCAATACTTTGAAGAACTTTATAACTATTATATGACAGACAAG GCATGGCACCTCAATGATCCTGAAGCAGAAGAAGTATTTAGAGCTCTTAGGAAATCAGGTGTGAAATTAGCTGTTGTATCAAATTTTGACACTAGGTTAAGACCTCTTCTGCGGGCATTAAATTGTGACACTTGGTTTGATGCGGTAGCAGTGTCAGCTGAG GTTGCGGCCGAGAAACCAAATCCAACTATATTTCTTAAAGCATGTGAACTATTGGATGTAAAACCCGAGGATGCTGTTCATGTTGGGGATGATCGCAGAAATGATATATGGGGTGCCAGGGATGCTGGCTGTGATGGTTGGCTTTGGGGAAGCGATGTTCACACTTTTAAGGAG GTAGCACAGAGGATTGGGGTTCAGGTCTGA
- the LOC137813988 gene encoding peroxisomal nicotinamide adenine dinucleotide carrier-like, producing the protein MSESNAIANGLAGAGGGIIAQIMTYPLQTVNTRQQTERTIKRNKQSLPTNTTTSPGTLLQIFQVIRTEGWGGLYSGLKPSLLGTAASQGIYYYFYQVLKNKAVAITAARKLKGHGDGTVGMFGWLVVAAIAGSLNVLLTNPIWVLVTRMQTHTQAERKIMEEKKEALRKAASESTIADSTLQDKLDELSSTKPRPYGTIHAANEVYNEAGTVGFWKGVIPALIMVCNPSIQFMIYESSLKHLRAKRAAKKQGDTSISALEVFLVGAIAKLGATVTTYPLQVVKSRLQAKQEIGGSNSLRYSGTFDAVLKMIRYEGITGFYKGMSTKIVQSVFAASVLFMVKEELVKAFINLSDKSKKVASNLSS; encoded by the exons ATGTCCGAATCAAACGCAATTGCAAATGGATTGGCTGGTGCAGGAGGTGGAATCATTGCTCAAATCATGACGTATCCTCTTCAAACG GTAAACACGCGCCAGCAAACTGAGAGAACAATCAAGAGGAACAAGCAAAGTTTGCCCACCAACACAACCACTTCTCCTGGCACTCTTCTTCAGATCTTTCAG GTCATTAGAACTGAGGGTTGGGGCGGACTCTACAGTGgcctcaagccttctcttcttGGAACTGCTGCTTCTCAG GGTATTTACTACTATTTCTATCAAGTTTTGAAGAACAAGGCAGTGGCGATTACAGCTGCACGGAAACTGAAAGGGCATGGAGATGGTACTGTTGGGATGTTTGGTTGGCTTGTTGTGGCTGCAATTGCTGG GTCCTTGAATGTGTTGCTGACAAATCCAATATGGGTTTTAGTGACTAGAATGCAG aCTCATACTCAAGCAGAAAGGAAAATTATGGAGGAAAAGAAAGAAGCTTTAAGGAAGGCTGCTTCCGAAAGCACCATAGCAGACTCCACATTGCAAGATAAATTGGATGAACTGAGTTCTACAAAACCTCGACCATATGGAACTATACATGCA GCTAATGAAGTCTACAATGAAGCGGGTACAGTAGGATTTTGGAAGGGTGTCATCCCTGCCCTTATTATG GTTTGCAATCCATCAATTCAGTTTATGATTTATGAAAGCTCATTAAAGCATCTAAGGGCAAAACGTGCAGCTAAGAAGCAAGGGGATACAAGTATATCTGCTTTGGAG GTCTTTTTGGTGGGAGCAATAGCTAAGCTTGGAGCCACTGTGACAACATATCCATTACAAGTTGTGAAG TCAAGGCTTCAAGCAAAACAGGAGATTGGTGGAAGTAACTCATTAAGATACTCAG GTACTTTTGATGCAGTACTTAAAATGATCCGTTATGAAGGAATAACTGGCTTCTATAAGGGGATGAGCACAAAGATAGTGCAGAGTGTTTTTGCAGCTTCTGTTCTGTTCATGGTCAAAGAGGAGCTTGTTAAGGCTTTTATAAATCTATCCGATAAGAGCAAAAAAGTTGCATCAAATTTAAGTAGTTGA